In one Neobacillus sp. WH10 genomic region, the following are encoded:
- a CDS encoding VOC family protein, translating to MGRVTGFELSSQEPEKAAEFYSKVFGWEIAEPHWDYWAVSTGKDVKPGIDGGIGKGPYDYPHGTRIQIEVDSIDEAISTAKKNGAMIVRDKMEFDDFFLAYLVDPVGIGFGLIQKK from the coding sequence ATGGGAAGGGTAACTGGATTCGAACTAAGCAGCCAAGAACCTGAGAAGGCTGCGGAATTTTATTCTAAAGTTTTCGGTTGGGAAATTGCAGAGCCTCACTGGGATTATTGGGCTGTTTCGACTGGAAAAGATGTCAAGCCTGGCATTGACGGAGGAATCGGTAAAGGACCATATGATTATCCTCATGGAACTCGTATTCAAATCGAAGTCGATTCAATTGATGAGGCTATTTCTACTGCTAAAAAAAATGGTGCAATGATTGTGAGAGATAAAATGGAGTTTGATGATTTCTTTCTTGCCTACCTTGTAGACCCAGTTGGAATTGGTTTTGGTCTTATTCAAAAAAAATAA
- a CDS encoding YjcZ family sporulation protein, with protein sequence MCYGYGGGYGGGYGGGSTFVLIVVLFILLIIVGTSFI encoded by the coding sequence ATGTGTTATGGTTATGGCGGCGGATATGGCGGCGGATACGGCGGCGGCAGCACTTTTGTATTAATCGTTGTATTGTTCATTCTGCTTATCATCGTAGGTACTTCTTTCATTTAA
- a CDS encoding bile acid:sodium symporter family protein produces MKTLERVSQFVSNTFAIWVLVFAVLAFLFPATFTWIAPHISLLLGIIMFGMGLTLSANDFKEVIKRPKDVAIGVVGQFLIMPLLAFLLAKGLQLSPEIAVGVILVGCCPGGTASNVMTFLSKGDVALSVTITSITTILAPLVTPALILFLASEWIPVNPSGLFLSIVKIVLIPIVLGVVVKKLLNKQAQASVKVLPLVSIIAIVAIVAAVVSANQQSIAKTGLIIFAVVVLHNCLGYLLGYTFGRIFKMDLPKKKAVAIEVGMQNSGLGAAIAAAHFSPLAAVPSAIFSVWHNISGPILATIFSRMKDDKSATENNEKTLSA; encoded by the coding sequence TTGAAAACTTTAGAACGTGTAAGTCAATTTGTTAGCAATACTTTTGCCATCTGGGTATTAGTATTTGCGGTCCTTGCCTTTTTATTTCCCGCTACCTTTACCTGGATTGCTCCCCACATTTCACTTTTACTTGGAATCATTATGTTTGGTATGGGTTTAACACTATCCGCAAATGATTTTAAAGAAGTAATCAAGCGGCCTAAGGATGTAGCAATCGGCGTTGTCGGTCAATTTTTAATCATGCCTCTGCTCGCTTTTTTACTGGCAAAAGGTCTCCAGCTTTCACCGGAAATTGCGGTTGGGGTTATTTTAGTAGGATGCTGTCCTGGAGGTACAGCATCTAACGTGATGACATTCCTTTCTAAAGGCGATGTCGCTTTAAGTGTGACGATAACCTCGATTACAACGATTCTTGCTCCACTTGTTACACCTGCACTTATTCTATTCCTTGCAAGCGAATGGATCCCTGTTAATCCTAGCGGACTATTCCTTTCAATTGTAAAAATCGTTCTAATACCGATTGTTCTTGGAGTAGTGGTGAAAAAATTACTAAATAAACAAGCACAAGCTAGCGTGAAGGTTCTTCCGCTTGTTTCCATAATTGCAATAGTTGCTATCGTAGCAGCGGTTGTTTCTGCTAACCAGCAGTCGATTGCGAAAACTGGATTAATTATTTTTGCTGTCGTTGTCCTACATAACTGTCTTGGTTATTTATTGGGATATACGTTTGGAAGAATCTTTAAAATGGACTTACCAAAGAAAAAAGCTGTGGCCATTGAGGTTGGAATGCAAAACTCAGGCTTAGGTGCTGCCATTGCAGCCGCACATTTCTCCCCTTTAGCAGCGGTACCAAGTGCCATTTTTAGTGTATGGCATAACATTTCGGGGCCGATCCTAGCAACGATCTTCAGCCGAATGAAAGATGATAAAAGCGCAACTGAAAATAATGAGAAAACATTATCAGCGTAA